The following coding sequences are from one Hyalangium gracile window:
- a CDS encoding non-ribosomal peptide synthetase — protein sequence MAPRNIEAMHVLSPSQRGMLFESVATQGSGRFVEHSAWEWQGPLDVAAYQQAWRELLRRHSALRTCFAWREKGEPLQVIAKEVPFSVAEQDWRALSPEERQARLRTHLADAWREGFELNKPPLLRVSALRVEDERTWIVWSYHHVLMDGWCLPILLRELDALYEAARKGRDAQLPPARPFHDYITWLKRRDPSTSQAFWKERLHGLDAPTPLGVPRPAELSSTAEDFGQVSGSIPEAQAARLQAAARRAGTTPGAVVQAAWALLLSRFSGRDDVAFGATVAGRPPELAGVESMVGLFINTIPVRVRVPAEGSFGTLLQGVHAWHSAAVEHQHCSAGQIQSWSEVPAGRELFQSLVVFENYPLQDQVIGGAGARLRVLEAGFQGTRTRYPLTLLIVPVDGLQLRLVHDRARVDDAAASAVLENLKVALATAAAEEDVSLSALRRALEALPVPHVAEPVTAVEEVREEKPRGAIEELVAESFRALLGLPKTPGADASFLELGGHSLVATQLQSRLRDVFRVELPLRALFETPTVRGIAARVERARGPEATAGKPPLVKRERGELSPPSFAQQRLWFLDRLTPGNSFYTMSGGLLLRGELDEAALTRALREIVRRHEVLRTCFVERDGTPFQRVLPEVTVPLPRVDLRALPETERRAAAQQHVLDGVRQPFALDQAPLFRAHLLQLGDQEHILLMIAHHIISDGWSTGIFAQELLALYGAFTRSEASPLPELTAQYADFALWQREWLQGPALDGLLAYWKQQLADLPTLALATDKPRPSVQSFRGATEQLHIPAEVVSRLRTLGLEENATLFMTMLAAFQVLLFRYTGQEDVVVGTPVAGRNLSGLEGLLGFFVNTLPLRTSLAGGPTFRELLRRVRDTALDAYAHQDLPFERLVEELRPERHLAMNPLFQVLFALQNAPMRLEGGPELTLTMLDQEIGTTRFDLELHALEDVGGVTCSLSFSTDLFHRESARRMLTHFQALLTAIGQTPDAALLDLHLEDPAQTQALLSLAGFSTPYPRDRSLADLFEEQVRLRPDSPALRWDEGVLTYRQLHEKASRLASSLAARGVGPDVLVGVLEERSPELILGMLGVILAGGAYVPLDPAHPRERLAAVVERAKIRVIVEGLGAPKGELCPHVPRVPVYAPETIALLSAEHPRPSPRHLAYVLFTSGSTGEPKGVCVEQRSVVRLIRDTDFIHPRPEDVFFQFCPSTFDVSTMEIWGPLLTGGCLAFPPRGRLSLEELGASIRRQGVTILWLTSGLFSQMVRERLDDLRGLHTLLAGGDVVDPEDAATALRGLPGVTLINGYGPTENTTFTSCHTMRSVSELDGGSIPIGKPIANGRTYVLDAAQRMLPVGVPGELYAGGDGVARGYLNDPVATARQFVPDPWGEPGSRMYRTGDRVRWRADGTLEFFGRIDRQVKIRGVRVEPGEIESVLLAHPAVREAVVNVYRHGEDRRLAAYVVCRPEAATSPQGERPPAEALVGDWQRLYDETYAEPPNPEAGDFIGWVSSYTGEPIPRAEMEEWLADTLRRLERRAPARVLDIGCGVGLVLFGLAPRCQLYHALDFSETALAHVASRLKDAPLPQVRLERRRADQLDGIPHQGFDLVVLNSVIQYFPSIDYLIQVLEQAVLRTADGGAVVIGDVRNFALLEAFHASVVLTRSPESLSREELRSRIRRAIEQEEELTVAPAFFEALRARIPRIRRVQVELKHGRADNELSGFRYAVTLEVGPPERLAEPPTQVAWGEGCSDLTQLARRVETTAHLRVTGIPNSRVQRWAEALALLSDPRGPQDCGELRRRLAARSDGGALHPDSLRELAGSFGRQATVTWSRTGPAGTMDIDLSPSTNTNALPERPPPPLPASWQPFANVPVQARFARQLVPELRAHLESRLPPQLIPNAILVLDALPLTPVGKVDRRALPSPEPRREHRPFGEQPPRNDTERRIAEIWARVLGVERVGIGDDFFALGGHSLLATQIVSRIRDALGVDLPLRCVFEAPSVEKLAAEVTRRTEARAAAPQQAPPLVQVPRQARGRREAK from the coding sequence ATGGCACCGAGAAACATCGAGGCGATGCATGTGCTCTCCCCCTCCCAGCGGGGCATGCTCTTCGAGAGCGTGGCCACGCAGGGCTCGGGGCGGTTCGTGGAGCACTCGGCCTGGGAGTGGCAGGGGCCGCTGGACGTGGCCGCCTACCAGCAGGCGTGGCGAGAGCTGCTGCGGAGGCACTCGGCGCTGCGCACCTGCTTCGCGTGGCGCGAGAAGGGCGAGCCGCTGCAGGTCATCGCGAAGGAGGTTCCGTTCAGCGTCGCCGAGCAGGACTGGCGCGCCCTGAGCCCCGAGGAGCGACAGGCCCGGCTGCGCACGCACCTGGCCGACGCCTGGCGCGAGGGCTTCGAGCTGAACAAGCCGCCCCTGCTTCGGGTGAGCGCCCTGCGGGTGGAGGATGAGCGCACCTGGATCGTCTGGAGCTACCACCACGTCCTGATGGATGGCTGGTGCCTGCCCATCCTGCTCCGCGAGCTCGATGCGCTGTATGAGGCGGCCCGAAAGGGCCGGGACGCGCAGCTGCCGCCCGCACGGCCCTTCCACGACTACATCACCTGGCTGAAGCGGCGGGACCCGAGCACCTCGCAGGCCTTCTGGAAGGAGCGGCTGCACGGGCTCGATGCGCCAACGCCGCTGGGCGTGCCACGCCCCGCCGAGCTCTCCAGCACCGCCGAGGACTTCGGTCAGGTCTCGGGGTCCATCCCGGAGGCCCAGGCGGCCCGGCTCCAGGCAGCGGCTCGCCGAGCAGGGACGACGCCGGGTGCCGTGGTGCAGGCGGCGTGGGCCCTGCTGCTGTCGCGCTTCAGCGGACGCGACGACGTGGCCTTCGGCGCGACCGTCGCGGGCCGTCCTCCGGAGCTGGCCGGCGTGGAGAGCATGGTCGGCCTGTTCATCAACACGATCCCGGTGCGCGTGCGGGTTCCCGCGGAGGGCTCGTTCGGGACGCTGCTCCAGGGAGTGCATGCGTGGCACTCGGCGGCGGTGGAGCACCAGCACTGCTCCGCCGGGCAGATCCAGTCCTGGAGCGAGGTGCCCGCCGGACGCGAGCTCTTCCAGAGCCTGGTGGTCTTCGAGAACTACCCGCTCCAGGATCAGGTGATCGGTGGCGCCGGAGCACGGCTGCGCGTGCTCGAAGCGGGCTTCCAGGGCACCCGGACGCGCTACCCGCTCACCCTGCTCATCGTCCCGGTGGATGGCCTCCAGCTCCGGCTGGTGCATGACCGCGCGAGGGTGGACGACGCCGCGGCCTCGGCGGTGCTGGAGAACCTGAAGGTCGCGCTGGCCACCGCGGCGGCCGAGGAAGACGTGTCGCTGAGCGCGCTCCGTCGTGCCCTGGAGGCGCTGCCCGTCCCCCATGTGGCCGAGCCTGTCACCGCCGTGGAGGAGGTGCGCGAGGAGAAGCCCCGGGGAGCCATCGAGGAGCTGGTGGCCGAGAGCTTCCGCGCCCTGCTGGGCCTGCCGAAGACACCGGGAGCCGATGCGAGCTTCCTGGAGCTGGGAGGCCACTCCCTCGTGGCGACGCAGCTGCAGTCACGGCTGCGAGACGTGTTCCGCGTCGAGCTGCCCCTCCGAGCCCTGTTCGAGACTCCCACCGTGCGTGGGATCGCCGCACGCGTCGAGCGGGCTCGAGGCCCGGAGGCGACCGCCGGCAAGCCCCCACTCGTCAAGAGGGAGCGCGGAGAGCTCTCACCTCCGTCGTTCGCCCAGCAGCGGCTGTGGTTCCTCGACCGCCTGACGCCCGGGAACTCCTTCTATACGATGTCCGGCGGCCTGCTGCTCCGGGGAGAGCTCGACGAGGCCGCCCTCACCCGCGCGCTGCGGGAGATCGTCCGGCGCCACGAGGTGCTGCGGACCTGCTTCGTGGAGCGCGACGGAACGCCCTTCCAGCGCGTGCTGCCCGAGGTGACTGTCCCCCTCCCGCGCGTGGACCTGCGCGCCCTGCCCGAGACCGAGCGCCGGGCAGCGGCGCAGCAGCATGTCCTCGACGGGGTGCGCCAGCCCTTCGCCCTCGATCAGGCGCCCCTGTTCCGAGCCCACCTCCTCCAGCTGGGTGACCAGGAGCACATCCTCCTGATGATCGCTCACCACATCATCTCGGATGGCTGGTCCACCGGCATCTTCGCCCAGGAGCTGCTGGCGCTCTACGGCGCCTTCACACGGAGCGAGGCCAGCCCCCTGCCCGAGCTCACCGCGCAGTACGCCGACTTCGCGCTCTGGCAGCGCGAGTGGCTGCAGGGTCCGGCCCTGGACGGCCTGCTGGCGTACTGGAAGCAGCAGCTCGCCGACCTGCCCACGCTCGCGCTGGCCACGGACAAGCCTCGGCCCTCCGTGCAGAGCTTCCGTGGCGCGACGGAGCAGCTGCACATCCCAGCCGAGGTGGTCTCCCGCCTGCGGACCCTGGGCCTGGAGGAGAACGCCACCCTCTTCATGACGATGCTGGCGGCGTTCCAGGTCCTGCTCTTCCGCTACACGGGGCAGGAGGACGTGGTGGTCGGCACGCCGGTGGCCGGGCGCAACCTGAGCGGCCTGGAAGGACTGCTCGGCTTCTTCGTGAACACGCTGCCCCTGCGCACCTCGCTCGCGGGGGGCCCCACGTTCCGAGAGCTGCTGCGGCGCGTGCGGGACACGGCGCTCGACGCCTACGCCCACCAGGATCTGCCCTTCGAGCGGCTGGTGGAGGAGCTGCGTCCCGAGCGGCACCTGGCGATGAACCCCCTCTTCCAGGTGCTGTTCGCGCTGCAGAACGCGCCCATGCGGCTGGAAGGCGGGCCCGAGCTGACGCTCACCATGCTCGACCAGGAGATCGGCACCACCCGCTTCGATCTCGAGCTGCACGCGCTGGAGGACGTGGGGGGCGTCACCTGCTCCCTCTCCTTCAGCACCGATCTGTTCCACCGCGAATCCGCGCGCCGGATGCTCACGCACTTCCAGGCGTTGCTCACGGCCATCGGCCAGACGCCGGATGCGGCCCTGTTGGACCTGCACCTGGAGGATCCAGCCCAGACACAGGCGCTCCTCTCCCTGGCGGGGTTCAGCACGCCCTACCCGAGGGACCGAAGCCTGGCGGACCTGTTCGAGGAGCAGGTGCGGCTCCGCCCGGACTCTCCGGCGCTGCGCTGGGACGAGGGCGTCCTCACGTACCGGCAGCTCCACGAGAAGGCGAGCCGGCTGGCATCCAGCCTCGCGGCCCGCGGCGTGGGCCCAGACGTGCTCGTGGGCGTGCTGGAGGAGCGCTCGCCCGAGCTGATCCTGGGCATGCTGGGCGTCATCCTCGCGGGCGGAGCGTACGTGCCGCTCGATCCCGCCCACCCGCGCGAGCGCCTCGCCGCCGTCGTCGAGCGGGCTAAGATCCGCGTCATCGTCGAGGGCCTCGGCGCTCCCAAGGGGGAGCTGTGCCCGCATGTCCCGCGAGTCCCGGTGTACGCGCCCGAGACCATTGCGCTCCTGTCGGCGGAGCACCCGAGGCCGTCTCCGCGACACCTGGCCTACGTGCTCTTCACCTCGGGCTCCACCGGCGAGCCCAAGGGTGTCTGCGTGGAGCAGCGCTCCGTGGTGCGGCTGATCCGCGACACCGACTTCATCCACCCGCGCCCCGAGGACGTGTTCTTCCAGTTCTGCCCCTCCACGTTCGACGTGTCGACGATGGAGATCTGGGGCCCGCTGCTCACCGGTGGGTGCCTCGCCTTCCCGCCTCGGGGGCGGCTGTCCCTGGAGGAGCTGGGCGCCTCCATCCGTCGCCAGGGTGTCACCATCCTGTGGCTCACCTCCGGCCTCTTCTCCCAGATGGTGCGTGAGCGGCTGGACGATCTGCGCGGGCTGCACACGCTGCTCGCCGGCGGCGACGTCGTGGACCCGGAGGATGCGGCCACCGCGCTCCGGGGCCTGCCCGGAGTCACGCTCATCAACGGGTACGGCCCCACGGAGAACACCACCTTCACGAGCTGTCACACGATGCGCTCGGTCAGCGAGCTGGACGGGGGCTCCATCCCCATCGGGAAGCCCATCGCCAACGGCCGCACCTACGTACTGGACGCGGCGCAGCGGATGCTGCCGGTGGGAGTCCCCGGAGAGCTCTACGCGGGAGGCGATGGCGTGGCCCGCGGCTACCTGAACGATCCGGTGGCCACCGCGCGCCAGTTCGTTCCGGACCCTTGGGGCGAGCCGGGCTCGCGCATGTACCGCACGGGAGACCGCGTGCGCTGGCGAGCCGATGGCACGCTGGAGTTCTTCGGCCGCATCGACCGGCAGGTGAAGATCCGCGGCGTCCGAGTGGAGCCCGGAGAGATCGAGAGCGTGCTCCTGGCCCATCCCGCCGTCCGCGAGGCGGTGGTCAACGTCTACCGGCATGGCGAGGACCGGCGGCTGGCGGCCTACGTGGTGTGCCGGCCCGAGGCGGCCACGTCTCCCCAGGGAGAGCGTCCCCCGGCCGAGGCGCTCGTGGGCGACTGGCAGCGGCTCTATGACGAGACCTACGCCGAGCCCCCGAACCCGGAGGCGGGAGACTTCATCGGCTGGGTGAGCAGCTACACGGGAGAGCCCATCCCTCGAGCGGAGATGGAGGAGTGGCTCGCGGACACGCTGCGCCGCCTGGAGCGCCGGGCCCCTGCTCGCGTACTCGACATCGGCTGCGGCGTGGGCCTGGTGCTCTTCGGCCTCGCGCCCCGGTGCCAGCTCTACCACGCGCTGGACTTCTCCGAGACCGCGCTGGCGCACGTGGCCTCCCGGCTGAAGGATGCACCGCTGCCGCAGGTCCGCCTCGAGCGGCGGAGAGCGGATCAGCTCGACGGCATCCCGCACCAGGGCTTCGACCTCGTGGTGCTGAACTCGGTCATCCAGTACTTCCCGTCCATCGACTACTTGATCCAGGTGCTGGAGCAGGCCGTGCTGCGGACGGCGGATGGTGGCGCGGTGGTCATCGGCGACGTGCGCAACTTCGCGCTCCTGGAGGCCTTCCACGCCTCGGTGGTGCTCACCCGCTCCCCCGAGAGCCTGTCCCGCGAGGAGCTGCGGAGCCGGATCCGCCGCGCCATCGAGCAGGAGGAGGAGCTCACGGTGGCGCCCGCCTTCTTCGAGGCACTGCGGGCCCGCATCCCTCGCATCCGCCGGGTGCAGGTGGAGCTGAAGCACGGGCGCGCGGACAACGAGCTGAGCGGCTTCCGCTACGCGGTGACGCTCGAGGTCGGACCGCCGGAGCGCCTCGCCGAGCCGCCCACCCAGGTGGCCTGGGGCGAGGGCTGTTCCGATCTGACCCAGCTCGCACGGCGCGTGGAGACCACCGCTCACCTCCGGGTGACGGGCATTCCCAACAGCCGCGTCCAGCGCTGGGCCGAGGCCCTGGCGCTGCTGTCCGATCCCCGAGGCCCTCAGGACTGTGGCGAGCTGCGGCGCCGGCTCGCGGCCAGAAGCGATGGTGGAGCGCTGCACCCGGACTCCCTACGTGAGCTGGCCGGGAGCTTCGGCCGTCAGGCCACGGTGACGTGGTCACGCACGGGCCCGGCGGGAACGATGGACATCGACCTCTCTCCGAGCACGAACACGAACGCCCTGCCCGAGCGACCGCCGCCTCCCCTGCCCGCGTCCTGGCAGCCCTTCGCCAACGTGCCGGTACAGGCGCGCTTCGCCCGACAGCTCGTCCCGGAGCTGCGTGCCCACCTCGAGTCTCGCCTGCCGCCCCAGCTCATCCCGAACGCCATCCTGGTGCTCGATGCGCTGCCGCTCACGCCTGTGGGCAAGGTGGACCGCCGCGCCCTGCCCTCTCCGGAGCCCCGGCGCGAGCACCGCCCCTTCGGCGAACAGCCGCCGCGCAACGACACCGAACGCCGCATCGCGGAGATCTGGGCGCGCGTGCTGGGCGTGGAGCGCGTGGGCATCGGTGACGACTTCTTCGCGCTGGGCGGTCACTCGCTCCTGGCGACGCAGATCGTGTCCCGCATCCGGGATGCGCTGGGCGTGGACCTTCCGCTGCGCTGCGTCTTCGAGGCTCCGTCAGTGGAGAAGCTGGCCGCCGAAGTCACGCGCCGCACCGAGGCCCGCGCCGCGGCGCCCCAGCAAGCCCCGCCGCTCGTCCAGGTTCCCCGCCAGGCCCGCGGACGGAGGGAGGCCAAGTGA
- a CDS encoding non-ribosomal peptide synthetase, which produces MSATELLADLSRRGIELWVEGERLRFRAPEGALTPVLREAIGARRNELLELLRESARPTSRTASEGQGRILPLSLGQQRLWFVNQLQPETPFLTVPISLDFEGTLDMGVLQRALTALVRRHEALRTALYPVEGQLSQVIAPASEAVLQVVELDHLPAEERARRAASEAEGELDQVFDLERGPLVRFTLLKFGPEHARLLVTLHHIVTDAWSNEVIVRELSALYRAFAAGKADPLPPLPLQPGDEALRERTRLQDEPLRAQLSWWRERLQGMEELRLPTDFTRPAVQSFHGDVLRFSMSPALTEPLARLAREEQATAFMTMLAGFYALLARLTGQEDLVVGSHITGRSRPELAGLVGFFVQNLVLRLDASGNPSFRELVRRVRTLALGAYEHADIPFERILEELKVERHRGKNPLFQTTFALQQAPLPATHVPGVTTIRPTPAILAGRWTRFDLELHVWEEGGAWHGGLVYSTDLFEGSTIRRTVNQFQRLLEAALDDPSRRLSELPLLSEDEEAQLVSAPRVPPSRWQSGKGVHQLVSAQAARSPRAPAVVSPDGGILTYGELETRANRLANHLRSLGVGPEARVGLCLERSADLVVCLLGILKAGAAYVPLDPEYPAERLALMCEDAGIEVLVTDSRHFDAFRSRPVKAVLLDQDAELLARAPSHAPEVDVSLERLAYLMYTSGSTGTPKGIGVVHRAILNLVLDTEYVSLGTQDAVAQASNTSFDASTFEIWGALLNGARLVILPRETTLDPDAMEQALVRHGVTTLFVTTALFQQLTSVRPTVFQSLRVLLFGGQVVDPLRVQQVLEEGCPQRLLHVYGPTECTTFSSFYPVRSLDSRKAHVSIGRALDGASLYVLDKRLRPVPYGVIGELYIGGSGVARGYHNRPALTAERFLPDPFASEPGARMYRTGDLVCWRVPGNLEFHGRVDQQVKIRGYRIEPGEIEATLSKHPGVRQVAVVVREDTPGDPRLVAYVVPHGALTPADLHAYLATRLPGYMVPAAFVLLDALPLTPNGKLDVRRLEAPPEAGLARPPYVAPLTEREQALATIWQEVLRVERVGRDDDFFQLGGDSILGILVISRASQKGIGLTPRQLFDAPVLRNLAASAREAGPKRAEQGLVRGPVELTPIQRWFFEQGLPEPHHFNQARMLEVPADFVAVELGSVVRRLLEHHDALRLRFERAGDQWRQRIAPLEGRMPVMTLLLDEDTPGRHPEEILEFAVAAQRGMNLAEGPLFRAVHFHRGPRLPGRLLLVIHHLAVDAVSWSILLEDLERLLGPEPVQLPAKTTSFRAWSEALTRAARSEATEAERPYWLNVAKALRPTLPVDHAEGEDTQDAEAVHTVELDPELTRQLLQAAPAAYGMRVDEVLLTSVLIALHRWSGASTLGVALENHGREEVAEGLDVSRTVGWFTTLFPAMLRLEGAGEPGAALRGVKDQLRAVPRRGLGYGLLRYLSPTPPPELVAAPEPDLRFNYLGRIHPPASDTSRLTFTDDPVGPMWSDKGRRRYLLALDAMVVDDRLRLLWSWSRRRHEPGTISRFADGVLTALRELIAHCRAPGAGGYTVSDFPDVDLSQDELEAVLAEVDLGEGKA; this is translated from the coding sequence ATGAGCGCGACCGAGCTGCTCGCCGACCTGTCGCGGCGGGGCATCGAGCTGTGGGTGGAGGGGGAGCGGCTGCGGTTCCGGGCTCCCGAAGGCGCGCTCACGCCGGTGCTCCGCGAGGCGATTGGTGCCCGCCGCAACGAGCTGCTCGAGCTGCTGCGCGAGTCGGCCCGTCCCACGAGCCGGACCGCGAGCGAGGGCCAGGGACGGATCCTCCCGCTGTCGCTCGGCCAGCAGCGGCTCTGGTTCGTCAACCAGCTCCAGCCGGAGACGCCGTTCCTCACGGTGCCGATCTCCCTCGACTTCGAGGGGACGCTCGACATGGGCGTGCTCCAGCGAGCACTCACGGCCCTGGTGCGCCGGCACGAGGCGCTCCGCACGGCGCTGTACCCCGTGGAGGGCCAGCTCTCCCAGGTGATCGCTCCCGCCAGCGAGGCGGTGTTGCAGGTGGTGGAGCTCGACCATCTGCCGGCGGAGGAGAGAGCGCGCAGGGCGGCCAGCGAGGCGGAGGGGGAGCTCGATCAGGTGTTCGATCTGGAGCGGGGACCGCTGGTCCGGTTCACGCTGCTGAAGTTCGGCCCCGAGCACGCCCGGCTGCTCGTCACCCTGCACCACATCGTGACCGATGCCTGGTCCAACGAGGTCATCGTCCGCGAGCTGAGCGCGCTCTACCGTGCGTTCGCCGCGGGCAAGGCGGACCCGCTCCCGCCCCTGCCGCTCCAGCCCGGAGACGAGGCGCTGCGTGAGCGAACCCGCCTCCAGGACGAGCCCCTGCGCGCGCAGCTCTCCTGGTGGCGCGAGCGGCTGCAGGGCATGGAGGAGCTGCGGCTGCCCACCGACTTCACGCGCCCCGCCGTCCAGAGCTTTCACGGAGACGTGCTCCGCTTCTCGATGTCCCCGGCGCTGACGGAGCCACTGGCACGGCTCGCCCGGGAGGAGCAGGCCACGGCCTTCATGACGATGCTGGCGGGCTTCTACGCACTGCTCGCCCGGCTCACCGGCCAGGAGGATCTGGTCGTGGGCTCGCACATCACCGGCCGCAGCCGCCCGGAGCTGGCGGGCCTGGTGGGCTTCTTCGTCCAGAACCTCGTGCTGCGACTGGACGCCTCCGGCAACCCCAGCTTCCGCGAGCTGGTGCGCCGCGTGCGGACCCTGGCGCTCGGCGCCTATGAGCACGCGGACATCCCCTTCGAGCGCATCCTCGAGGAGCTGAAGGTCGAGCGGCACCGGGGCAAGAACCCGCTCTTCCAGACGACCTTCGCGCTGCAGCAGGCGCCGCTGCCCGCCACCCACGTGCCTGGGGTGACGACGATCCGACCGACGCCCGCGATCCTCGCCGGCCGCTGGACGCGCTTCGACCTGGAGCTGCACGTCTGGGAGGAGGGCGGCGCCTGGCACGGAGGGCTCGTCTACAGCACGGACCTCTTCGAGGGCTCCACCATCCGCCGCACCGTGAATCAGTTCCAGCGGCTGCTGGAGGCAGCGCTCGACGATCCGTCCCGACGCCTGTCGGAGCTTCCGCTCCTCTCCGAGGACGAGGAGGCCCAGCTCGTCTCCGCCCCCCGTGTCCCACCGAGCCGCTGGCAGAGCGGCAAGGGCGTCCATCAGCTCGTCTCGGCCCAGGCGGCGCGCTCTCCGCGGGCCCCGGCGGTGGTGTCCCCGGATGGCGGCATCCTCACCTACGGCGAGCTGGAGACGCGGGCCAACCGGCTGGCGAACCACCTGCGCTCGCTGGGCGTCGGCCCCGAGGCTCGAGTCGGGCTCTGCCTGGAGCGCTCCGCGGACCTGGTGGTGTGCCTCCTGGGCATCCTCAAGGCTGGCGCGGCCTACGTCCCGCTGGACCCCGAGTACCCGGCCGAGCGCCTCGCGCTCATGTGCGAGGACGCGGGGATCGAGGTGCTCGTCACCGACTCGCGCCACTTCGACGCCTTCCGGTCACGCCCGGTGAAGGCCGTGCTCCTGGACCAGGATGCGGAGCTGCTGGCTCGGGCCCCCTCGCACGCGCCCGAGGTGGACGTCAGCCTCGAGAGGCTCGCCTATTTGATGTACACGTCCGGCTCCACCGGCACGCCCAAGGGCATCGGCGTCGTCCACCGGGCGATCCTCAACCTCGTGCTCGACACCGAGTACGTGTCGCTGGGCACCCAGGACGCGGTGGCGCAGGCCTCCAACACCTCCTTCGACGCGTCGACCTTCGAGATCTGGGGCGCGCTGCTCAACGGGGCCCGCCTCGTCATCCTGCCTCGTGAGACGACGCTCGACCCGGACGCGATGGAGCAGGCGCTGGTCCGTCACGGCGTCACCACGCTCTTCGTCACCACGGCGCTGTTCCAGCAGCTCACCAGCGTCCGCCCCACCGTCTTCCAGAGCCTGCGCGTCCTGCTCTTCGGAGGGCAGGTGGTGGACCCGCTCCGCGTCCAGCAGGTGCTCGAGGAGGGCTGCCCGCAGCGGCTCCTCCACGTGTACGGGCCGACGGAGTGCACCACCTTCTCCTCCTTCTACCCCGTCCGATCGCTCGACTCGCGGAAGGCCCACGTCAGCATCGGCAGGGCCCTGGACGGAGCGTCGCTGTACGTGCTCGACAAGCGGCTGCGGCCGGTGCCGTACGGCGTCATCGGGGAGCTGTACATCGGTGGGAGCGGCGTCGCGCGGGGCTACCACAACCGTCCCGCGCTGACCGCCGAGCGCTTCCTGCCCGATCCGTTCGCCTCCGAGCCGGGAGCGCGGATGTACCGCACCGGGGACCTCGTATGCTGGCGAGTCCCGGGCAACCTGGAGTTCCACGGCCGCGTCGACCAGCAGGTGAAGATCCGCGGCTACCGCATCGAGCCCGGAGAGATCGAGGCCACGCTGTCCAAGCACCCGGGCGTCCGCCAGGTAGCGGTGGTCGTCCGCGAGGACACGCCGGGAGACCCGCGGCTCGTCGCCTATGTGGTGCCTCACGGGGCGCTCACTCCGGCCGACCTCCACGCGTACCTGGCCACGCGGCTGCCTGGCTACATGGTGCCTGCGGCGTTCGTGCTGCTCGACGCGCTGCCCCTGACGCCGAACGGGAAGCTGGATGTCCGCCGCCTCGAGGCGCCCCCCGAGGCCGGCCTCGCGCGCCCGCCGTACGTGGCGCCTCTGACCGAGCGCGAGCAGGCGCTGGCCACCATCTGGCAGGAGGTGCTGCGAGTCGAGCGCGTGGGCCGCGATGACGACTTCTTCCAGCTCGGAGGAGACTCGATCCTCGGCATCCTCGTCATCTCGAGGGCCAGCCAGAAGGGAATCGGGCTCACGCCCCGGCAGCTCTTCGATGCGCCGGTGCTCCGGAACCTGGCCGCCTCGGCGCGTGAGGCTGGACCGAAGCGCGCCGAGCAGGGACTGGTGCGGGGACCGGTGGAGCTCACCCCCATCCAGCGCTGGTTCTTCGAGCAGGGCCTGCCGGAGCCGCACCACTTCAACCAGGCGCGCATGTTGGAAGTCCCCGCGGACTTCGTCGCCGTGGAGCTCGGAAGTGTCGTGCGCCGGCTCCTCGAGCATCATGACGCGCTCCGCCTGCGCTTCGAGCGAGCGGGCGACCAGTGGCGGCAGCGGATCGCTCCACTGGAGGGCCGCATGCCCGTCATGACCCTCCTCCTCGATGAGGACACCCCGGGACGGCACCCGGAGGAGATCCTCGAGTTCGCGGTCGCGGCCCAGCGGGGCATGAATCTCGCCGAGGGGCCCCTGTTCCGCGCGGTGCACTTCCATCGCGGACCTCGGCTCCCGGGACGGCTGCTCCTGGTGATCCACCACCTCGCCGTGGACGCGGTCTCGTGGAGCATCCTCCTGGAGGATCTGGAGCGCCTGCTCGGTCCGGAGCCCGTGCAGCTCCCCGCGAAGACCACCTCGTTCCGAGCCTGGTCCGAGGCGCTCACCCGTGCCGCCCGGAGCGAGGCCACGGAGGCCGAGCGCCCCTACTGGCTGAATGTGGCGAAGGCGCTGCGCCCCACCCTCCCCGTCGACCACGCGGAGGGCGAGGACACGCAGGACGCCGAGGCCGTGCACACGGTGGAGCTGGACCCGGAGCTGACGCGACAGCTGCTCCAGGCGGCGCCCGCCGCCTACGGAATGCGCGTGGACGAGGTGCTGCTCACCTCGGTGCTGATCGCCCTCCACCGCTGGAGCGGGGCCAGCACGCTCGGCGTGGCCCTGGAGAACCACGGGCGCGAGGAAGTGGCCGAGGGGCTCGATGTCAGCCGCACGGTCGGCTGGTTCACCACGCTGTTCCCAGCGATGCTGCGCCTCGAAGGCGCGGGAGAGCCTGGAGCGGCGCTGCGCGGCGTGAAGGATCAGCTCCGAGCCGTGCCCCGGCGCGGGCTGGGCTACGGCCTGCTCCGTTACCTGTCCCCCACCCCGCCCCCGGAGCTGGTGGCGGCACCGGAGCCGGACCTGCGCTTCAACTACCTGGGCCGCATCCACCCGCCGGCGAGCGACACCTCGCGGCTGACCTTCACCGACGATCCCGTGGGTCCGATGTGGAGCGACAAGGGCCGCCGCCGCTACCTGCTGGCGCTCGACGCGATGGTGGTCGATGACCGGCTGCGCCTGCTCTGGTCCTGGAGCCGGCGGCGCCACGAGCCAGGGACGATCTCACGCTTCGCGGACGGCGTGCTGACCGCGCTCCGCGAGCTCATCGCGCACTGCCGCGCCCCCGGCGCTGGAGGCTACACCGTGTCGGACTTCCCGGACGTCGACCTCTCGCAGGACGAGCTCGAAGCCGTGCTCGCCGAAGTCGATCTCGGAGAGGGGAAGGCATAG